The Streptomyces sp. NBC_00162 sequence GCGAGCTCTTCGGCTACGCGTCCCGGCTGCGCGGCCGTACGCAGGGCCGGGGTACGTTCACGACCCGCCAGGCCGGCCTCGCGCCGGTCCCGCCCTCGGTCGCGGGGACCCTCCTGACCCGGTGAACCGCCGGACCGCGAACCCCGGATCCGGACCGCCCCGCCCCCCGCAACGGGGGCGGGGCTCTCACCGGAACGGTGCGGACACCCCCTAGGCTTCGTGTCCCGGGGTATCCGTCGACAGGCAAGGTGCGCACATGTTTGAGTCGCCGCAGGAGAATCCGTACCCGGACAGCCATGTCCTCGGCGAGGGACCCGAACCGCACCCGCTGCTGCGGCCGGTGCTGCCGCTGCTGGGGCGCTGGCACGGCCGGGGCAGGGGCGAGTACCCGACCCTGGAGCAGGACTTCCGGTACGAGCAGGAGATCACCTTCAGCCACGACGGGCGCCCCTTCCTGCGCTATGAGGCACGGGCGTGGCTGATCGACGCCTCGGGGGCCCCGGTGCGCCCGGCGAGTCGGGAGGCCGGGTGGTGGCGGGTGACTCCCGACGCGTCCCTGGAAGTCGTACTCGCCCATCCGACCGGCATCGTCGAGACGTACGTCGGGCGGGTGTCCGAAACGGAGATCGAGATCGAGACCAAGGACGTGGCGCTGACCCCCTTGGCCAAGGAGGTCACCGGCACCCGGCGCCACTACGCCCTTCAGGGTGCGGAGATGACGGTCACCCAGGACATGGCGGCGGTGGGGCAGCCGCTGCAACACCACCTCACGGCCCACCTGCGCCGACGCCCCTCCTGACCTCACCCGGGGCACCACCCGGGTGAGGTCACCCAGGTGCCCGGCACGGTGTGCCCGGCGGCCGGGTCCTCCCTCTCGCATAGTCGAGGTACGCCGTGGCCGCCACGGCGCCGTGCCGGAGGGATGGACCGTGGTGGATTCTGAGCGACGCGCTGCGATGACCGCGCTGCTGGCCGCGGGCCTGGCCCCGGGTGCGGGTACGGGCGTCGCGGAGGCAGCGACCGCACCGGCACTCGCACCGGCCGGGCCGGCGTCCGCGCGGGGCCCGCGCCCGCCCGTGGAGTTGCTCGGCACCGAGATCCGCCGGTTGCCCACGTCCCGCAAGGTCGTGGCGCTCACCTTCAACGCCGCGTGGGACGTGAGCGGGGTGGACACGGTGCTGGGCGAATTGCGCCGCCGGAAGCTGCCCGCCACCTTCTTTCCGACGGGCGAGTTCGCCGACGCCCACCCCGCGGCCGTGCGTGCCATGGGCGCGGCGCACGGCCTGGGCAACCACTCGTACAGCCACCCCCACTTCCG is a genomic window containing:
- a CDS encoding FABP family protein, whose product is MFESPQENPYPDSHVLGEGPEPHPLLRPVLPLLGRWHGRGRGEYPTLEQDFRYEQEITFSHDGRPFLRYEARAWLIDASGAPVRPASREAGWWRVTPDASLEVVLAHPTGIVETYVGRVSETEIEIETKDVALTPLAKEVTGTRRHYALQGAEMTVTQDMAAVGQPLQHHLTAHLRRRPS